Below is a genomic region from Belonocnema kinseyi isolate 2016_QV_RU_SX_M_011 chromosome 4, B_treatae_v1, whole genome shotgun sequence.
GCAAGTTAAGTTAATAGAGTCATATTCGAGTTATGTTTGGAGTGATACTGAGCACATTTACGAGACAATACCGGAATCGGATGTCGAACCTCTCTACTCGTTTCCTTATGAGCATCAAAACTGGCAGCAGAGCAAGGTACAAAATCAGAGTCAAGGAAACCAACTGAAGCCCTGTCACTCGTCCTCGAAAAGTAACAGTTCTGGCGAAGAGAAGGACAGCTCGAGTGCGTACAATACAGGCGAGTCTTGTCACAGTAATCCTCTAACTCTGGAACTGCATCAAGGCGAGAAGGATCACCACAAGAGTACTTTGGTTCTGTGTGCGTCCAAACATTCCCAGCAACAGCAGAAGAACAACTGTGTTTGTCCAAAAAAATCCAACATTCAGCTTGCCAAAAAGAGTTCGTCTCTGCATAACCAGCGAGATCGCGACAATTCTAGTACGAGTACTCTGCTTGCTGACACAATGTACACAAATGTAGCCAATCTTCAGCAAACTATGATTCTTCAGCAGCAACTTTTTAAGCAAGCACTCAGCAGACGAAGTGTTTCGACGAAGGAAACCTCTACAAGAAAGTCCAAGTCCCAGGGCAACTTTCAAGCACCCAGCTTGGCACAGTATCAGTTCATTGGCAGCCAGCAGGTTTGTACAGCCAACGCCTGGACACCACCTGAAGACAAATGTGATATTCAAATGGAGTGGAAAGTCAAGAGGCGAGCAGATGGAACGCGGTACATTGCACGAAGACCCATTCGTAATCGAATACTGAAGAACCGAGCGATCGAAATTTCCGAAGAGCGAGCCGGTCACACTACCGAAGATGACACGATGTCGGAAATGAAGGTATTTAAGCGTACGTCTGGTTCAAGCTAAAAGTGTTTGTTTGCTCATTGATTTCTTGTTTGTAACACTGTGGCGCACTGCTTGCTCAAGTCCGTCTCAATTCGCAACAGTCTtgtcaactgaatttttaatttactatttagaTTGGCCGGTACTGGAGTAAAGAGGATCGCAAGAGGCAATTGGAACAAGCGCGCGAACGTAAGCAGCGGCAGCAGGAGATGTTGCTGCAGCAGCAGCAGCACCAGCACCAGCAGCAACCAATTATACCATTAAATATAGTGGAGCTCAGTCACCGGAAAATGGCACGAAAAAAAGTTGCCTTAGATGACTTTACGACAGTTCAAGAGATGTTGGTGCACGGAAGCAGAGTGGGAACTGGAGGCCCAGGTGCTGGAGGCAAATTGATGGGCCTCTTGTCAGTCACGACTGTCTAGCACACAGATGCAGTAGTAATACTCGCTTGCGCCCTTTCATTgcttatattttactttttaacgtAGAGAGACTCGGTAGAATTGATCAGTCGCAGAATTAAACGCCATTGTTAGGATAATGGACCCATTGATAATAACATGAAATCAGTATTAGTTTATacatttatataacttttttaaaaattattattctttggcCTTGCCTCTCTATTTGTCTGTCGGGCAAATTCGTCGATAGAGTGAGCGAGTTAGATGTAAATACTTTTCATAAATATGACACTCGTAGatttaaaataggttttttaaCGTAGCATAAAATCAAGAAGATTAGAGAGGTATAGATTGTgtacatatgtatatgtatattgcATTTAACATGTCCCATAAAATACTCCATTCCGAGAGCAAAAGCTATTTTgtcatgaaaaaatattctcataTTGCGCAAGACAAAATTTGATCTGGCTCTCTCCCCCGCTCTCCccttaaattttacaaataccacattttttatacatatatgtatTAGAACTCGAGCTTCCAGAGAACATATGTGGTGAATCAAAGAGGTTTATGTAGTTGAAAAAAAGACTTTTGTAAGTTCCTCTAAATTCCACCTCATTAAATGAGCAGAAGCTTTTTTCCGAGTGCCAACTTCCTTCGAAAAGTCTTGCGTACATTACGAATCTCGCGGCGTTTCTTATTATTGGCAAAAGAGTTACTGATTGATTGTTATTGAGCCAAGTTTTGCACGAAAGATAATGAGTTGAAATATTTCTTAGAagtagaatatatattttttgtcggcataaatataatatatatagatAACTCATACGTGTACATACCCGTGCCATAACTTAATTTCATGCTCACATACAGggtgtaattattattattattattattttttttttaatcattttctgcCAAATACGTATAAGAAagcaagtttatttttattatccgtTATTAATAATGACGAAAACGTCGTAAAGAAAAGTGCGTAATTTTATGCCTGACCTGTGTTAAGTTCGTATGGTCATAGACAGACAGTTTCTTTAAAACATGATAAAtagtgaaatattatttgaaaaatagatgATTAGAATCTTTTGTATTGGTAATCATGAAGTAACTTTCATGAATCGATGTTCaggtttaaaaaagaagatttatgatatataaaatgtttatattacttttatatgAGTGTATCAAAAAGTGTCAAgctcaatttgatttaaaataaagattcaGAGACTATATATACGAATAAAACCTTGTTTTGAATTTGATATGCATGTGTTTATAATTGTATGGTGCTTATTTGAGGAGCACTCTGCCCTCTCATTATGATTAATTAGCGTTTCTGATTCACAATCCTCTGGGTCTAATTGTATTTCCCTCACTCACCTATTATTGATCTCCAGCGCCAcatttctcgtttccgaaattaCTTTTGGAGTTAACGTCAGTAAGTCGAACACTACAAAGAGATGAACACGAAGTAGTAGTAACGAGACCTTACTGTCAATCCACGGATATGAAGcacacaattttcaaatttaatttatcatcGTACACAGTGCACAATGGGCCAGAAGCAGGAAACTGGCCAACGATCAAAGATTTGTTGAAATtgtgtaaaattgttttttttgtgattCCGGGATCTATGATTTCAAAtatgatgttaaaaattcaaactggtAGATtccaacttgaaatttttattgaatttttataaaattatgtctGGGGGTTTTACGCAACACTGATTTCAAATATGATACTAAAAGGTCCAACTTTAAGATGGCGAATCCTAAATGACGGATGCCCACTTAAACAATGTACCCAGCATGAAGAGAAGTATTCAGATAAATTCAAAATCTGAATTCCcattaatacgtgaattttcctccGTCGAAAATTCCACCtaggaatagaaaaaaaaaatttttgttatttttaatcgacttgaaaaaaattaaatggaatcgtattgagaggaatttaaaaatgaaggagtgcaaaaataaaaatagaaagagAATGATGTCACTTTGAGGACGAAAAACTTAGTCCTTTTCATGGAACAGTTATGAATATAGAATAATTatgttaacagaaataatttgtactattgtcaaagaatatttttacaattttgtttaaagatacaTTAATGTTTGCCTTACACAGcattatgaaataaatttattattatttcttatagcattaaatctataatttgtttaaagaacataaaatattataattaaaacttcACCGTTATGTCacacaaaaaattcgaaatttccaaacttatattccacaaaaacgaatagaaactGTGCATGTGCACGTATTTTATTGACAGAAtagaatgaattaaaataatcgaaaataaagaaTATAAGTATGTAATTCAacataacaacaacaaaagattGAAATTTCCGAACTTACGTTGCACACGGAGGAATAGGAACTATCTAAGTGGACATATTAGGGAGAattaaataagtcgaaaatacagcatgtaagtatggaattaaaaataaccatgagaGCTATGTCTACTGATCGAATTAAGAGGAattgaaaaagtagaaaatatatTCGCCTCACTGGAATACAACACAAGTGTCAAtcgttaaggaaataaaaaagaattggctTCGGAGACAAACCTATTCTTTCGTTGGTCACTTCTGTCGATGAAAAATCAGCAcactcaaaaaatgttttaaatgctcactggtttcaatctgaaaatattaatttttctcttctgAACGAGtatgcaatttttgtaaatttgtgacTATTGGGGTTGTACGGGTGGCTGGCTTCAAATATGATGGCGAATCCACAATGACCGATTAGAACTTGAAAGCTttattgcattacaaaaatacTGTCTCTGAGGGTTTCACGGATCGCTGATTCTGAATATGATAATAAACATTCCAAGACAGCGGTCTAAAACTTAACAATTTATGCACTTTTTGCTAAATTGGATCTGTAGATACATGTCACTGATTTTAAATATGGTGctcataattaaaaatgcaagatgGCGGATTCGAAACGACGgaaaaaaactttaacatttttaggaTGTTTGTGTAAAATTATGTCGGTAGAGGTTTTACAGATCACCAATATCATATAATGACGTCTAATAAAACTCTTAATTACTCTCAACCTATTCATCCTTCATAACAGcactacaattttaatattctgatttcatttcaactatttaacaaaaataattttaaatcattcttcaGGAAAAaggagttttcttcaaaaatcgcaAGTGAAAGCACACCAAAGTGGTTTCATTTTAAAGTTCAGGCATGTACCAGTAAACCCTGCGGatataaatattccacttttacactgagtttttcaaaattatgttttgccTGATGAAACAGAGACGATTACTTCATGAAAGTTTGTATCTAGTTATTCAATTAGGCATTTTTACTttaatcaacagctaacttcacttcgtagacaGCTGAGGAGGAAACAAGGGATCAAATGCAtgagattcagttcatttttgccatattatgctaatatcttcgtaaaatataattttgtatatataaCTGTGTTTGCAaatagtttttattgtttaattaccatttaacgaaataataaaatgataataataattaatacaatatcacagaaataaagttttgttccatgcatctaatccattgttttcccctcagcttttaaaaaagtgaatcagtgaagttagctgatgattgaagtgaaaatacctaacttAGTCTTAAAAACCAACTTGTGGGTCTATAAAATTGTTTTACGCAAGACCAGAGCTTCATAATTATTTGAAGATGCACATATCTCACGTTCATCTTGCATGTTGCAGAATATTAAATCTTAATCGTTGTTTTTTGTGCCGCAAATATGACAAGAAGGAATTTGACAGAGAtagtaatttcagaaaatttgggaACAGTTGGAAAACACGACTCTTATTGGTGTCGCACTGTGCGGCAGTGCTGGGGGCTTTTCAGATGACGTTTGTGTATGCGTGCTGTTATATtgccaaagaaaaataaaagagtatATTTATGCAGGTATTTCAACATTTATATAAGGCACTTATCAAATTacaagttacaaaattaataacataTGTATAGATGAACGATTTAAACTGCTTATTTGCCGATTTGATCGACCTATAGAAATACTGTATTTACGTTGATATTCGTTAATACTTTTCGCTCCATTACATTCAAGTGTTGCACGAAAGCTGGGAAGCAATGAtgagtggaaaatttttgaagaaagtcgCTCAAATATTGCGCAAGGTTCAAGTGATAGATAGAATCTTGCATTATGTCAGGATCTTCATCCTGTTCTTCCTCCTCAAAACCGTccagtcctaaaaataaaattccatcttgttctttctctttctttctcgCTACACCACATTGCATTACAATTAGTTGACAGCAGTGCTGAAAACTTGTGCTGCTCTGCACtgattcgattaaaaaaataaataaaaggcatGATAAGTGTTCTCTTACTCAGCATATTTGCCTCGTTTCCTGGATCTAGTATTGTGTCCTGACCATCCGAGTCACATTCCTCATCAGATTCCTgcaagttgaattatcaaaattaattttaaaacatgttgaGTCAATTTGATTACTTGTGTCTCGGTATGAGCATACTATGCTCATGCGCTAAATACGGCGATGCTTACTTCGATACTTTGATTGGCAGCGGAAACAGCTTCAATGTCATTGGCCAGTTCATTTATGAGcaacttaaaaattttgacgAGCACAGGAATAGTCGTCCAGTGAGGTGCGGGCAGTTGGCTTCTTGTCCTTGTCCTCATACCCTCCTCGTGTTCTAAAAATGGTCATGTTTTGTTATTCGACTTGGCTGCGCGAAAGAGAGAAGAAGGAAGGCAAGCAAGGAAGAAATATTTGTGACTTTCACCTGGATATATTTCCTCCCCATTGACGGTAATCTCATTCAATCGCAAGTCGTCGTGAGTGACACCATACTCGAGCAACTTGCACAGAGCAACACTCGCCACCTTTCGATCATAATTGCCAAAAAATAGGTGTTGTCTGCTGACCCACTCAGACAATACAAAAGCGAGAGCACTCTGTCCCGTTGGACCCGGAACTGTCGACAAAAAGTTCAAGACAGCATCAAACGCTGAATTGACCAAGTGGGCATATACCATCAGCAGATTTTGCATCACAGTCAAGGTTTCGGTCCGCTGCATTTTGCTGAGAACGGCTTTCAACAAGAGATCCAAATTTTCGCCCAAAGTGTTTCCAGCTTTTCTGATCAGAGTTGTCACCAACCGACCCACAAAGGCGGCACTGAACTCACTCGACTGTCGCGTAACAATTAATTCAGTGGTATAAATGAtgctaattatttgaaaaacttatatatcacagttaaaaagtatttttgaatatattataaCATATAATAGACTAACCCGAGGGTTGAGAAGTTGTGCagagatttttaatatatattcgaGACCAGTGCAACCCTCACTGTCCCTGCGGTCAATAATCTGATGAGCCGCAACCGAGAGATATGTACGTATTACTTCGCTGCCATTTTGTAATGTTGCATTTTCTTCGGAATTTAAAATGCAGTGGCATGCGGCAAAGAAGGCATTCTCAATTAAGGCATTACTCAACGGCTGGGGAGAGTATTGTACCAAAACTTGTAACACTTCTAAAGCCAATCCCCTGGAACCTTCTGAAAAGTCATAAATATCTAATTTGTTATGCACCAAGGGGACAGAAAGGATGGAAATTATTTCCGTCGAAAATCATTACGTCGCACACATATAATGGCAATTATTTGTCTATGAGTTGAAAAGGAGAACCACAAATTCAATCCAAAGACATGAGAAATGCCCGTATTCAGCATGTgtcataaaatatttcagttcataaGCCAACAGCAGAGAATGGAAACTGTGTAAACTTGATATCAAATTTgagacaaaaattaaagaaatacagCGTGGTGATTctgcggacgatttcaaattcctcATTTTTCCCCGTTTTTGCCGGTCAAGCTTTTCAATTTTGCCGGTCAACTGAAAGTTAAGTATTTATATTTGTCGCAAaaagcaaacatttattttaaatcatgacgttcattctaaaccACATCTAACACAACACagcaaaaaaatcacaaaatgaaattatgaatcttcaactgcattagtggaattttaaaccaaacagacgaattttgaattaaatggtgagtatttaattgtaatactttaattattaaccagaaagatgaatttttaaactataagatccatttactaccaaaaaataaaattttcaacaaaacacatgaattttaacgaaactgttaaattttcaatcaaaggagacaaatttgcaaacaaatacttgcattttaaactagaaaaaaaaaaacaattttcaatcaaaaatggaatagttacatatttagtacccaaaaattaatttttatcttaactgatgaatgttcaactaaaatcatgaatcctcaactgaaaGAGTtggaactttcaacaacaacaaatcattaaaaaaggCACGTTGTCAAAACTTgagaaaatcaatgttcaaccgaaaaagaaataaatattcaaaaaaattcccttttattaaaagaaaaaaatgagttttcaatcaaaaagtccatttttcaaacaaagaaatgaacttcttattaaaatgatgaatcttcaataaaaaaaaaataattttcaataaaagagtttatttttcaaccaagtaaattgatctcaaatataaacaatgaattttaaactaaaatgacgaatgtctaattggaatacttaaatttttaatccgaaagaagaattttcaaacaaggagattaactttgaaaataaaataattttctaccaaaaactggattttttaaattaaatatgttaattttaaacgaaataaatgaattttcaatttaaaaagacaaatttacattcaaattgttacattttggactcgaaaaagtcaattttatatccaaaatgtaacggttaaattttcagatgaaaaaattaactttcagccaaactgatgtattttttcaaaatgacgtggatttaaaagaaaaaaatggaatttttaaccaaacaatggaatttccatccaaaaaagataaaatttcaaattaaaatagaatagttgaatttttccttaaaaatctaattctaaaaaaatctgattttgagAAAGATACTATTCGCAATTTCTACTGAGTAAGTtaagttttctgttgaaaaagtgattttcaacaaactaggtACATTTTGCaagggataaattttcagttaaattgttgaatcttgaagcgaaaaaaaaaaaaattttttaacaaaagaccaATTGAAAAAAGCtacttcaagtattttatttttttttaatttggtagagggaactttaaaattgtgacgaattttaattggaacaattttaaaccaaaaagattgattttcaactaattagatttaattaactaactagttagatttttagtttaaaaagaaaataattttcaaagaaaaaaggaataaaaatttcaacaaaatagtgacattttcggcaaaaaatgcCATTTCATCCagagaaaaaaaaggtttcaatcaAATAACTCATATTacgctaaaattataaaaatttgaacacaataattgattttttaaaccaaaagaagaatttttaaccaagaaaattagcttccaaagaaaaatatcattttaaacaaaaatagtagattatgtgcctaggcagtaaagttgaactttataagAGGATGTAGAATTAAACGTCAGAGCCGAAGGCAGGGTCGGCACAACTGCATACGACTATAAAAAAACTTTACTTCCGTGGTTCATACGATATACTTTATCTGAAACGGGCAGAATAAAAACTCTTTTATCTGGAAAACGGCGCTTGATTGTAGCGCATTCGCAGACGCGAGGGGTGACATTGGAAGTCCAAAATTTACTTCGCAGTTaaactttggtttaaaatcaattcttcccagtcttttttttttttttttgacttctcactcacttcttcCTCTTTTCTGTCACTTTATCTGCCGCTCGTCACAGTACAATAAAGTGccattttactgccgctccgcgggCAGATAAAGTGCGCTTATTCTGCgtatttcagataaaattgatttttaaccacacatgtggattttcaacgaaatagttgaatatttaattaaaagaccaattttcgttaaaattggtatattttgaacaagaaaagatcaattttcattcaaattgatGAATGtgtaactaaagtgatgaatcttgaactgtaatagttgcattttatacaaaaaagattaattttaaccattttaaaactACTAATTTAATTtccatataaataaataaaagaataaaataaaaattcaataataaattatgactgAAATTTACtgtgatcagaagtaaattcctcgtttataaaaattaaattcccggtcaagtcgccaaCCTGAGATGCAAGAGTGATTAAGAATTAATGAATGTGATGACTCACCGTCGTCCTTTGATTTATCCACATGCGTAACTGTCATCATGCTGACAAGGGTTGGCACCAAGCGAGTGTGCAAAAGTTCAATACAATCTGGATTTTGAGAGAGAGCCTTAAATATGTCTTGGCATATAGATAAAATTAATGGATCGCTGTGGAACTTTAAAAACGCTGCGATTGTCAATGGACATATTTTACTTTCTACTGATGCCGTGAAATTATTGTCCAGCtgtgaagaaacattttttctctttgttttaaatatttcaactcttaaaattactcactcCTATTTGATATGTAATATTTAGATTTCAATCCTATATAAATAGTAAGTCTGTGTAATTTATTTACCGAAATTAAAGACGATAGCGTTTCCATGACGAGTATGAGAATTTCGGTCGGCGGATGACTAGCCAAGTTGAACAGACCCTGAAATATTGTTGGCAAATGAGAACAAACAAGAGCCTTAATGGCATCGTTTTCCGCAGAAGCTTCGCAAATCCAGTAAATTCCCTTGACTGCGCTAATACGTATGCAAATCGGCTGATTCTCCTGTAAACCATTGACCGTCGCTTGCAGAAATTGCGAATTAATTTCTATCGGCATTTCTTTGGCGAATCTCCCTCCGAGACAGAGACAGCGTCCCAAAAGTAGAGGATGAGCTCCTGTGATGAAGTCAATTCCATTAGTTAAATTCGCATTTCTAAGGTTGAGAGAAAGATCAGATAATTCACACAGTATAGGTATGTGCTTCGAATCGAAATTTGATGATACTCTTGTGAGAATTACCAGAGTCATTTAGAGTTGCGA
It encodes:
- the LOC117171349 gene encoding E3 ubiquitin-protein ligase PDZRN3 isoform X1, producing MDFIILKVNGKDVSNSSHEDAVRCFQLAEEPIIVEVLRRHPSQVVPAKDEDKSTQDKEEKTKIMTASATSASDDSTLHDVTNETTISLVSTAVQTDWAGLIEDEDLLPETAEEQINGSFEDFLAHDIDFEEVTLRKSGSAEKLGLTVCYSSASGSEEADTEVYISEIVPESLAARDGRLREGDQILQVNGRDVANKEQTENLFAETNNAVTILVSRCLYQDDDYEVRQTCHEGSQPVSPENVPAYQNSMIEQLIRHQQQQQEQQEQSEETSGKGTAGNTATSKVPPVPSHTETNISSTSSTGLLQNSQKSNKNTSPSHNADERKGRLKETTDFPKKVETLNVRPQQPGPPQVKLIESYSSYVWSDTEHIYETIPESDVEPLYSFPYEHQNWQQSKVQNQSQGNQLKPCHSSSKSNSSGEEKDSSSAYNTGESCHSNPLTLELHQGEKDHHKSTLVLCASKHSQQQQKNNCVCPKKSNIQLAKKSSSLHNQRDRDNSSTSTLLADTMYTNVANLQQTMILQQQLFKQALSRRSVSTKETSTRKSKSQGNFQAPSLAQYQFIGSQQVCTANAWTPPEDKCDIQMEWKVKRRADGTRYIARRPIRNRILKNRAIEISEERAGHTTEDDTMSEMKIGRYWSKEDRKRQLEQARERKQRQQEMLLQQQQHQHQQQPIIPLNIVELSHRKMARKKVALDDFTTVQEMLVHGSRVGTGGPGAGGKLMGLLSVTTV
- the LOC117171563 gene encoding importin-9 yields the protein MNVGGDVQGSLKEALYDTLNGILSPHQETRQAAEQRIQALEVTDEFGVHLTEFVIDPNSLLPIRQLASVLLKQYVETHWCSLAEKFRPPEIKQATKEKIKELLPVGLRESISKVRTAVAYAISAIAHWDWPENWPGLFDILVSCLSRENEFAVHGAMRVLTEFTRDLTDTHLPNVGPIILQEMYRIIQSETEYSIRIRGRAIEIFTTVTNLVAETSTYKKGFTQQYFEPVIPMFCEKFVQCLRQSNGPTIDCGLKTDIIKAINCLISKLPKFVINFLPEMLPPVWETLTQSAKIYQDEVVNGDGDVNDKEVDSDGEIINFNNLIIATFDFIGSLVENKKLSNLLENFQQEIMYYLIIFMQVTDEQIEQWNNNPIQFIEEDEQTAFAYNVRISAQEHLVTLATHSAVDALCDVIMRHVEESNRQKAVTNSSEHWWKIQEASIIALSLTKDIVVEQLQAGVLRFDIVRFLVDVVLATLNDSGAHPLLLGRCLCLGGRFAKEMPIEINSQFLQATVNGLQENQPICIRISAVKGIYWICEASAENDAIKALVCSHLPTIFQGLFNLASHPPTEILILVMETLSSLISLDNNFTASVESKICPLTIAAFLKFHSDPLILSICQDIFKALSQNPDCIELLHTRLVPTLVSMMTVTHVDKSKDDEGSRGLALEVLQVLVQYSPQPLSNALIENAFFAACHCILNSEENATLQNGSEVIRTYLSVAAHQIIDRRDSEGCTGLEYILKISAQLLNPRSSEFSAAFVGRLVTTLIRKAGNTLGENLDLLLKAVLSKMQRTETLTVMQNLLMVYAHLVNSAFDAVLNFLSTVPGPTGQSALAFVLSEWVSRQHLFFGNYDRKVASVALCKLLEYGVTHDDLRLNEITVNGEEIYPEHEEGMRTRTRSQLPAPHWTTIPVLVKIFKLLINELANDIEAVSAANQSIEESDEECDSDGQDTILDPGNEANMLRLDGFEEEEQDEDPDIMQDSIYHLNLAQYLSDFLQKFSTHHCFPAFVQHLNVMERKVLTNINVNTVFL